One region of Mucilaginibacter sp. 14171R-50 genomic DNA includes:
- a CDS encoding GIY-YIG nuclease family protein, whose protein sequence is MTNKQNVVFYTGVTSDLMDRVWDHKNKTYPDSFTSRYNCHKLVYHYFYSHIEEAIAAEKLIKGGSRQSKIDLVNSINPGWNDLYDDLLNE, encoded by the coding sequence ATGACTAACAAGCAAAATGTAGTTTTTTACACTGGGGTAACCTCCGATTTGATGGATAGGGTTTGGGACCATAAAAACAAAACCTACCCTGACAGTTTTACTTCAAGATATAATTGCCATAAACTCGTTTATCACTACTTCTACTCGCATATTGAAGAAGCGATTGCGGCTGAAAAACTGATTAAAGGCGGAAGTCGCCAAAGCAAGATAGATTTAGTCAATTCTATAAATCCCGGATGGAACGATTTATATGATGATCTGCTAAATGAATAA
- the uvrA gene encoding excinuclease ABC subunit UvrA, with the protein MSEKTLDLGEQSEVEVYGARVHNLKNIDVSFPRNKLVVITGLSGSGKSSLAFDTIYAEGQRRYMETFSAYSRQFMGGMERPDVDKVSGLSPVIAIEQKTTSKNPRSTVGTITEIYDFMRLLFARAGEAYSYTTGEKMERMSEDQILKTILEKFDGQPVNILAPVVKARKGHYRELFEQIRKQGYLKVYIDGAIADVEAKMQVDRYKIHDIDIVVDRLVVSEADSKRLYTSVQSALKIAKGIIRIADKDNNVSYFSKYLMDPVSGISYDEPQPNTFSFNSPYGACEKCNGLGYIFEVDEASVVPNPKLSIINGGLAPIGEYRETWIFQVLKALAKKYEFSLSTPIEKLTREQLDIILNGSPDMITVAVEYNKWNVQSYQITFDGIIRMLEEQQERRNDEGMDDMENYRVLRTCPVCDGARLKKESLHFKVDEKNIFELACMDITTLDKWYTGLEERLNERQNVIAKEILKEIRARIGFLLDVGLSYLTLDRTAKTLSGGEAQRIRLATQIGSQLMNVMYILDEPSIGLHQRDNERLINALKNLRDLGNTVLVVEHDKDMILEADHVIDMGPAAGVHGGTIVAEGTPAQLMAKHTLTTSYINGEREIAIPKKRREGNGKTLSLKKATGHNLKKVSVDFPLGKLIGVTGVSGSGKSSLITETLYPILNQHFFRAKKHPLPYDKIEGLEHIDKVIEIDQTPIGRTPRSNPATYTGVFSDIRNLFVALPESRIRGYKPGRFSFNVKGGRCETCQGAGQKVIEMNFLPDVQVPCEECGGRRYNRETLEVRYRGKSISDVLDMSIEDATPFFEHIPSIYRKVKTLFDVGLGYITLGQSSTTLSGGEAQRVKLATELSKKDTGNTFYILDEPTTGLHFEDINVLLGVINQLVDKGNTVLVIEHNLDVIKVVDHVIDLGPEGGSGGGKILFSGTPEGLCKVKDSFTGQFLKKEMGLK; encoded by the coding sequence ATGAGCGAAAAAACATTAGACCTGGGCGAGCAAAGTGAAGTTGAAGTTTATGGTGCCCGGGTACATAATTTAAAAAATATAGATGTCTCTTTTCCGCGCAATAAGCTGGTTGTTATAACCGGGCTTAGCGGCAGCGGTAAATCGTCGTTAGCGTTTGATACCATTTATGCCGAGGGTCAGCGTCGTTATATGGAAACATTTTCGGCCTACTCGCGCCAGTTTATGGGCGGTATGGAGCGGCCTGATGTAGATAAGGTATCGGGGCTTAGTCCGGTTATCGCCATCGAACAAAAAACCACCAGCAAAAACCCCCGCAGTACCGTAGGTACCATTACCGAGATCTACGATTTTATGCGCCTGCTTTTTGCCCGTGCGGGCGAGGCTTACTCGTACACCACCGGCGAGAAAATGGAGCGCATGAGCGAGGACCAGATCCTGAAAACCATTTTAGAAAAGTTTGACGGGCAGCCGGTAAACATACTGGCGCCGGTGGTAAAGGCCCGTAAAGGCCATTACCGCGAGCTTTTTGAGCAAATACGTAAGCAGGGCTACCTGAAGGTTTACATTGATGGCGCTATCGCCGATGTGGAAGCGAAAATGCAGGTAGACCGTTATAAGATACACGATATTGACATCGTAGTGGACCGCCTGGTAGTGAGCGAGGCTGACAGCAAAAGATTATATACCTCGGTGCAATCGGCACTTAAAATTGCCAAAGGCATTATCCGCATTGCCGATAAGGATAACAATGTATCTTATTTCAGCAAATACCTGATGGACCCGGTGTCGGGCATCTCGTATGATGAACCACAGCCTAACACCTTCTCGTTCAACTCGCCTTATGGTGCTTGCGAAAAGTGTAACGGACTGGGTTATATTTTCGAAGTTGACGAGGCATCTGTAGTGCCAAACCCTAAACTGAGTATTATTAACGGTGGATTAGCGCCGATAGGCGAATACCGTGAAACCTGGATCTTCCAGGTGCTGAAGGCGCTGGCTAAAAAATATGAGTTTAGCTTGAGCACCCCCATAGAAAAATTGACCCGCGAGCAGTTGGACATTATCCTGAACGGATCGCCGGATATGATAACCGTGGCGGTTGAGTACAACAAATGGAACGTTCAAAGTTACCAGATAACCTTCGACGGCATCATCCGCATGCTGGAAGAGCAGCAGGAGCGCCGCAACGACGAGGGTATGGACGATATGGAAAATTATCGCGTACTGCGTACCTGCCCGGTTTGCGATGGCGCAAGGCTCAAAAAGGAATCGCTGCATTTTAAGGTTGACGAAAAGAATATTTTTGAGTTAGCCTGCATGGATATTACCACACTGGATAAGTGGTACACCGGGTTGGAAGAAAGGCTGAACGAGCGCCAGAACGTTATCGCTAAAGAAATATTAAAAGAGATACGCGCACGCATCGGCTTTTTGCTGGATGTCGGCCTCAGCTATCTTACGCTTGACCGCACCGCCAAAACCCTATCTGGTGGCGAGGCGCAGCGTATCAGGCTGGCTACGCAGATAGGGTCGCAGCTGATGAACGTTATGTATATTTTGGATGAGCCAAGCATCGGCCTGCACCAGCGGGATAACGAACGCCTGATAAACGCCCTTAAAAACCTGCGCGACCTGGGTAACACCGTTTTGGTTGTAGAGCACGATAAGGATATGATACTGGAAGCCGACCATGTGATAGATATGGGCCCGGCAGCGGGGGTACACGGCGGTACTATTGTTGCCGAGGGTACACCTGCCCAATTAATGGCTAAGCATACGTTAACCACATCTTACATTAACGGCGAGCGTGAGATAGCTATCCCTAAAAAGCGCCGGGAAGGTAATGGTAAAACGTTATCGCTTAAAAAGGCTACGGGGCATAATTTAAAGAAGGTATCGGTCGATTTCCCGTTAGGTAAGCTGATAGGGGTGACAGGCGTATCGGGCAGCGGTAAATCAAGTTTGATCACCGAAACGCTGTACCCGATATTGAACCAACATTTCTTCCGTGCTAAAAAGCATCCGCTGCCGTACGATAAAATTGAAGGGCTGGAGCATATCGATAAAGTTATCGAAATAGACCAGACACCCATTGGCCGTACACCACGCTCAAACCCGGCTACTTATACCGGCGTATTCTCTGATATACGTAACCTGTTTGTCGCCTTGCCCGAGTCGCGGATACGTGGCTACAAGCCGGGCCGTTTCTCGTTCAACGTAAAAGGAGGCCGCTGCGAAACCTGCCAGGGCGCAGGCCAAAAGGTTATCGAGATGAATTTTTTACCCGATGTGCAGGTGCCATGCGAAGAATGCGGCGGCCGGCGCTATAACCGCGAAACGCTGGAAGTACGATATCGTGGCAAATCCATCAGCGATGTGCTGGATATGAGCATCGAAGATGCCACGCCATTTTTTGAACACATCCCATCTATCTACCGCAAGGTAAAAACCCTGTTTGATGTGGGATTGGGCTATATTACGCTTGGGCAATCGTCAACCACACTATCAGGCGGCGAGGCGCAGCGCGTAAAGCTGGCTACTGAGCTTAGTAAAAAAGATACAGGTAACACTTTCTACATACTGGACGAACCCACAACCGGCCTGCACTTCGAGGATATAAACGTGTTGCTGGGCGTAATAAACCAACTGGTTGATAAGGGCAACACCGTGCTGGTGATAGAGCATAACCTGGATGTTATCAAGGTTGTTGACCATGTTATAGATCTCGGTCCCGAAGGAGGCTCTGGCGGCGGTAAAATCCTGTTTAGTGGTACGCCCGAGGGTTTATGCAAAGTTAAAGACAGCTTTACCGGCCAGTTTTTGAAAAAGGAAATGGGATTGAAGTAA
- a CDS encoding sensor histidine kinase, with protein MQLFKRKPNIRQQQWMVWIFVFFIVLFSLLPMDGIGQSTVFALINTLFYAAIIYGNILWLFPKLYQTGRLALYILAVIVLLLITGALRAYLSLYIYNAFFAMGHPTKMKFEAIMSFVIAGLLIFMLSFIFRIALAYFKLKQQSEDILVQKTQAELNLLKSQVQPHFLFNTLNNIYYEAYLESPRTAALIEKLSDIMRYFVDESPRQEVSLANEVQFLENYIALENIRIRYDVDITFTKDCDMSLTLPPMLLMTFVENIFKHGIDKSSSHNKINITLLQQNGRLQFTTTNTIPDKPLTTLSTGFGIQNLRKRLVLLYQTDFELQVENKGDIYIAQLNIPLA; from the coding sequence ATGCAATTGTTTAAAAGGAAGCCAAACATCCGGCAACAGCAGTGGATGGTTTGGATCTTCGTATTTTTTATTGTGCTGTTTTCGTTGCTGCCGATGGATGGCATAGGGCAGTCGACTGTTTTTGCATTGATAAACACCCTTTTTTATGCGGCCATAATTTATGGCAACATTTTGTGGCTTTTCCCGAAGTTATATCAAACAGGCAGGTTAGCGCTTTATATTTTAGCGGTTATTGTATTACTGCTGATAACCGGTGCGCTGCGTGCTTATCTGTCATTATATATATACAACGCCTTTTTTGCCATGGGGCACCCCACCAAGATGAAATTTGAAGCTATCATGAGCTTTGTTATAGCGGGGCTGCTGATATTTATGCTCAGTTTTATTTTCAGGATAGCGCTTGCCTATTTCAAGTTAAAGCAACAATCAGAAGATATCCTTGTCCAAAAAACACAGGCCGAATTAAACCTCCTGAAATCGCAGGTGCAGCCACACTTTTTGTTTAATACCCTGAATAATATCTATTACGAAGCTTATCTTGAATCGCCGCGAACGGCAGCACTGATCGAGAAGCTGTCGGACATTATGCGCTATTTTGTTGATGAAAGCCCCAGGCAGGAGGTTAGTCTTGCGAACGAAGTGCAATTTCTTGAAAATTATATCGCGCTGGAAAATATCCGCATCCGTTACGATGTAGATATCACCTTTACCAAAGATTGCGACATGTCGTTAACCCTGCCGCCCATGCTGCTGATGACCTTCGTCGAGAATATTTTTAAGCATGGTATCGATAAAAGCAGCAGCCATAATAAGATAAATATAACATTGCTACAGCAAAATGGCCGGCTGCAGTTTACCACTACCAACACCATTCCGGATAAGCCGTTAACTACTTTATCCACGGGGTTTGGTATTCAGAATTTACGGAAACGGTTAGTGCTGCTTTACCAAACGGATTTTGAGCTGCAGGTTGAAAATAAAGGCGATATTTACATTGCGCAACTAAATATCCCGCTGGCATGA
- a CDS encoding pseudouridine synthase encodes MVFKRPAGSRDDKPDKSQGRSKSGGENTKRPSFSSTGKSFGAGRADGKKNFSTDKRGSTYSKPNTGKPDADGTERPRKSYGQASSFGGGDKRSFSPKGKPYSGRPTDGDRPKRSYGDAPQNDRKTFAPRDKPYSGRPQTGDSEGGSYKKPGLGPASYGPRKNPSSLDKPFNRRPAGTDGPKKSFGEKKFAGTRGGKKDFPSTSTGFRKSENDNIPSKPTMRGRKNPVVKAKDDGLIRLNRYIANAGICSRRKADELIAAGVVSVNGEVISELGHKVDPLKDLVRYNGEALKREKMVYVLLNKPKDYITTTDDPQERRTVMHLVEKASRERIYPVGRLDRNTTGLLLMTNDGDLADKLSHPRNSVTKLYLVELNKALSQGDLNKIEFGIELEDGIIKPDSVSYVAGGTKKEIGIQIHSGKNRIVRRIFESLGYDVVKLDRSVYANLTKKDLPRGRWRYLDEKEVIQLKHLIK; translated from the coding sequence ATGGTATTCAAAAGACCAGCAGGTAGTCGCGACGACAAGCCCGACAAATCACAGGGCCGCTCAAAAAGTGGTGGCGAAAACACCAAAAGACCATCATTTTCCAGCACAGGAAAATCCTTTGGCGCAGGTCGCGCAGATGGCAAAAAAAATTTCTCTACAGATAAAAGAGGATCTACCTATTCAAAACCCAATACCGGTAAACCAGATGCTGACGGCACCGAAAGGCCACGTAAAAGCTATGGCCAGGCCTCGTCATTCGGCGGTGGCGATAAAAGATCATTTTCGCCAAAAGGCAAGCCGTACAGCGGCCGCCCAACAGATGGCGACCGCCCAAAACGCAGCTACGGCGATGCGCCACAAAACGACCGCAAAACTTTTGCCCCACGTGACAAACCTTACAGCGGCCGCCCACAAACCGGCGACAGCGAAGGTGGCAGTTATAAAAAGCCAGGCTTAGGCCCGGCATCATACGGCCCTCGTAAAAATCCGTCATCGTTAGATAAGCCCTTTAACAGGCGCCCTGCCGGTACTGATGGGCCAAAGAAAAGCTTTGGTGAGAAGAAATTTGCAGGCACACGCGGCGGCAAAAAAGACTTTCCAAGCACGTCTACAGGTTTCCGTAAGAGCGAAAACGATAATATACCATCAAAACCTACCATGCGCGGGCGTAAGAACCCGGTGGTTAAGGCTAAGGATGATGGCCTGATACGACTTAACCGCTACATTGCCAACGCAGGTATATGCAGCCGCCGCAAAGCCGACGAACTGATAGCCGCGGGAGTAGTATCGGTAAACGGCGAAGTGATATCTGAACTGGGCCACAAGGTTGACCCGCTTAAGGACCTGGTACGTTACAACGGCGAGGCTTTAAAACGCGAGAAAATGGTTTATGTATTGCTAAATAAGCCAAAAGATTATATCACCACAACCGACGACCCGCAGGAACGCCGCACGGTTATGCACCTGGTTGAGAAAGCCAGCAGAGAACGCATATACCCGGTGGGCCGACTTGACCGCAACACCACAGGCTTATTGTTGATGACAAACGATGGCGACCTGGCCGACAAGCTATCGCACCCGCGTAACAGCGTAACCAAACTTTACCTGGTAGAACTTAACAAGGCGCTTAGCCAGGGCGATCTTAATAAAATTGAGTTTGGCATTGAGCTGGAAGATGGCATAATTAAACCTGATAGCGTATCGTATGTTGCCGGCGGCACAAAAAAGGAAATAGGCATACAGATACATAGCGGTAAAAACCGCATTGTGCGCCGCATTTTCGAATCGCTGGGGTATGACGTGGTGAAGCTTGACCGGTCGGTTTACGCTAACCTTACAAAAAAAGACCTTCCGCGTGGCAGGTGGAGATACCTAGACGAAAAGGAAGTGATACAACTAAAGCATTTAATAAAATAA
- a CDS encoding asparaginase — MSQILIIYTGGTIGMMSDPVTKTLVPINFEQIMDNVPELEKLNCKIKVHSFEHIIDSSNMNPVIWAELAALIEANYDTVDGFVILHGSDTMAFTASALSFMLQNLNKPVIFTGSQLPISAVRTDAKENLMTAIEIAKAKKNDKARVPEVCIYFDYKLFRGNRAFKYNSSKFEAFRSPNYPILAESGVHLRFSINDIRPPGEGPLNVHNKLVSDVAVLKLYPGISPKVVETILSADVRGIVMETFGAGNTTTDQWFIDLLEAAIDSGKVILDISQCKVGTVELGRYETSKQLKDIGVANGYDMTYEAAVTKMMYLLGEIDDPKEVKRCLEKDLRGELTES, encoded by the coding sequence ATGAGCCAGATACTGATCATCTATACCGGTGGTACAATAGGTATGATGAGCGACCCTGTTACAAAAACGTTGGTACCCATCAACTTTGAGCAGATAATGGATAATGTACCCGAACTGGAAAAGCTTAATTGCAAGATTAAGGTGCACTCGTTCGAGCATATTATCGACTCATCAAACATGAACCCCGTTATATGGGCCGAACTTGCCGCGCTTATAGAAGCCAATTACGATACTGTTGATGGCTTTGTGATACTGCATGGTTCTGATACCATGGCATTTACTGCCTCGGCACTTAGTTTTATGCTGCAAAATCTGAACAAGCCGGTAATTTTTACAGGATCGCAGTTACCCATCAGCGCGGTACGTACCGATGCCAAAGAAAACCTGATGACGGCTATTGAAATTGCTAAGGCGAAAAAGAACGACAAGGCACGCGTACCCGAAGTTTGCATTTATTTTGATTACAAACTGTTTCGGGGGAACCGCGCGTTCAAATATAACTCATCAAAATTCGAGGCCTTCCGCTCGCCCAATTACCCTATATTGGCCGAATCGGGCGTACACCTGCGTTTCAGCATAAACGATATCCGCCCGCCGGGCGAAGGCCCGCTTAACGTTCATAACAAGTTGGTGAGCGATGTTGCTGTACTAAAACTGTACCCGGGGATCAGTCCGAAGGTTGTGGAGACCATTTTAAGTGCAGACGTACGCGGCATAGTAATGGAGACCTTTGGCGCGGGTAACACTACTACCGACCAGTGGTTCATCGATCTGCTTGAAGCCGCTATCGATAGCGGAAAAGTGATCCTGGATATTTCGCAATGCAAGGTAGGTACGGTTGAACTGGGACGATACGAAACCAGCAAGCAGTTAAAAGATATTGGCGTGGCCAACGGGTATGATATGACCTATGAAGCCGCTGTTACCAAAATGATGTACCTGCTGGGCGAGATAGACGACCCTAAAGAGGTAAAGCGCTGCCTGGAGAAGGATCTAAGAGGCGAATTAACGGAATCATAG
- a CDS encoding lytic transglycosylase domain-containing protein, translating to MSKIEMTKKHLITCSVILVLVIISSLNIFSTNPVFPAKHIAYTPSNLLFSKPADDFEEAYSFADEAIPVNDKKVDFKLKKSIAKHRYKNVQSNVLHSKADKLFPIIEPILKFYGIPEDFKYVPLVESGLQSGTSPKGARGIWQFMPGTARSYGLKVGHGKDERLNVRKSTIAACKYIKELYGEFNSWTLAAAAYNNGSVKLERAMDKQNEDNYFRMSLNRETGSYVYKLIAMKEIINNPEKYGYKNFYSYMQKPLPYSVAYNN from the coding sequence ATGAGTAAAATTGAAATGACTAAAAAACACTTAATTACGTGCTCCGTAATCTTGGTGCTGGTTATCATTTCCAGTCTTAACATTTTCAGTACCAACCCGGTATTTCCTGCAAAACATATCGCTTACACGCCTTCAAATTTACTGTTCAGCAAGCCCGCCGACGACTTTGAAGAAGCCTATAGTTTTGCCGACGAAGCCATACCGGTAAACGACAAAAAAGTAGATTTTAAATTAAAAAAATCAATAGCGAAGCACAGGTACAAAAACGTTCAGTCGAACGTTCTGCATTCAAAAGCCGATAAGCTTTTCCCTATCATCGAGCCTATCTTAAAGTTTTACGGTATCCCCGAAGATTTTAAGTACGTACCGCTGGTAGAGTCGGGTTTACAGTCTGGTACATCGCCAAAAGGGGCGAGGGGCATCTGGCAGTTTATGCCGGGCACCGCGCGCTCATATGGTTTAAAGGTAGGGCACGGTAAAGATGAGCGTTTGAACGTTCGTAAATCAACCATAGCCGCTTGTAAGTACATTAAAGAGCTGTACGGCGAGTTTAACAGCTGGACGCTGGCTGCCGCAGCCTACAACAATGGTTCGGTTAAACTGGAAAGGGCCATGGACAAGCAAAATGAGGATAACTACTTCCGCATGAGCCTTAACCGCGAAACCGGATCGTACGTTTACAAACTTATAGCGATGAAAGAGATCATCAACAACCCCGAAAAGTACGGCTATAAAAACTTTTATAGCTATATGCAAAAGCCACTGCCATATTCGGTAGCATACAACAATTAA
- a CDS encoding LytTR family DNA-binding domain-containing protein: MNLSCIIIDDEPNAVSLLEVLIGQTTQWQLLGKCYNALEAIDFLKKHTVDFIFLDINMPHLTGMELAGLLPKETKIVFTTAYAEHAADSYAFQTIDYLLKPITLKRFLAATQKIDAAFGKHTVIEKSESKPEDDYFFVKSGKTLRKILLDEVLYFEGEKEYVRLVTATEELLIYRRLKEVEMQLPQPFVRVHNSYIVNTKRLSKIQDNHVYIGDKQIPVSEKFREGFMAVIRQRIF; encoded by the coding sequence ATGAACTTAAGCTGCATTATTATCGACGACGAGCCAAACGCGGTTAGCCTGCTGGAAGTGCTGATCGGTCAGACCACGCAATGGCAGCTTTTAGGCAAATGCTACAACGCGTTGGAGGCGATAGACTTTTTAAAGAAACATACCGTAGATTTTATTTTTCTGGATATCAACATGCCGCACCTTACAGGTATGGAATTGGCGGGGTTGCTGCCCAAAGAAACCAAAATTGTTTTTACCACCGCTTATGCCGAACATGCGGCCGACAGCTACGCCTTCCAAACCATTGATTATTTGCTGAAACCTATAACGCTTAAACGATTTTTGGCCGCTACACAAAAAATTGATGCCGCTTTTGGCAAACATACGGTGATAGAAAAAAGCGAGAGCAAGCCGGAGGATGATTACTTTTTTGTAAAATCGGGTAAAACGCTGCGTAAGATACTGCTGGACGAGGTATTGTACTTTGAGGGTGAAAAGGAATATGTGCGCCTGGTTACGGCTACCGAAGAACTGCTGATATACCGCCGTTTAAAAGAGGTAGAAATGCAGCTGCCCCAGCCTTTTGTGCGGGTGCATAACTCATACATCGTAAATACCAAACGCTTAAGCAAGATACAGGATAACCACGTTTACATCGGCGATAAGCAGATCCCGGTAAGCGAAAAGTTCAGGGAGGGATTTATGGCAGTGATAAGGCAGAGGATATTTTAG
- a CDS encoding FKBP-type peptidyl-prolyl cis-trans isomerase, with product MKNTFYLVVIFSLLTLTAAAQFKQTSSGVQYQVISNAPGQKIKQNDIITFQAVQCTDKDSVLFSTYQQGQPVKAQVRPSANVADLMDIFPLLAVNDSAVVRVPVDSVFKGHETEMPPIFKKGGNIVFKLKILQVQTLEEAMAERNAAMAKMKAEGEKLKAAEAAKLEGYINSNKIIAKTTPSGLRYVIKQAGNKPKPLKGDTIYVNYTGRTLEGKMFDSSIEADAKAGGLNQPGRPYEPISFALGTGRVIPGWDEAFLLMNEGSKAKLIIPSALAYGEYGSGADITPYAPLVFDVELVKVVRVKHPATIPAAKAPLKKKTAVKKRTAVKKKN from the coding sequence ATGAAAAATACTTTTTATTTAGTCGTTATATTTTCGTTGTTAACCCTTACCGCAGCAGCGCAGTTTAAGCAAACCTCCTCTGGTGTGCAATACCAGGTTATCAGCAATGCCCCCGGTCAAAAAATAAAGCAAAACGATATCATAACCTTCCAGGCTGTACAATGCACCGATAAAGATTCGGTATTGTTTAGCACCTATCAGCAGGGCCAGCCGGTAAAGGCGCAAGTGCGCCCATCTGCCAACGTAGCCGACCTGATGGATATATTCCCGCTATTGGCTGTTAATGATAGCGCCGTTGTTAGGGTACCGGTTGACTCAGTATTTAAGGGCCACGAAACCGAAATGCCACCGATATTTAAAAAAGGCGGCAACATTGTTTTTAAGCTGAAAATATTACAGGTGCAAACTTTAGAAGAAGCTATGGCCGAACGCAACGCCGCTATGGCAAAGATGAAAGCCGAAGGCGAAAAACTGAAAGCTGCCGAGGCAGCTAAACTGGAAGGCTACATTAACAGCAACAAAATAATAGCTAAAACCACCCCATCCGGTTTAAGGTACGTTATTAAACAGGCCGGCAATAAGCCTAAACCGCTTAAAGGCGATACGATTTATGTAAACTATACCGGCCGCACCCTTGAAGGTAAGATGTTTGACAGCAGCATTGAAGCCGATGCGAAAGCCGGCGGTTTAAACCAGCCCGGACGCCCTTACGAGCCTATTAGCTTTGCATTGGGTACCGGCAGGGTTATACCAGGCTGGGACGAGGCTTTCCTGCTGATGAACGAAGGCTCAAAGGCGAAATTGATCATCCCTTCCGCGCTGGCTTATGGCGAGTATGGCTCGGGTGCCGACATCACCCCTTATGCACCTTTAGTGTTTGATGTAGAACTTGTAAAAGTAGTAAGGGTAAAGCATCCTGCCACAATACCTGCTGCCAAAGCGCCGTTAAAGAAAAAAACAGCGGTGAAAAAGCGAACAGCAGTTAAAAAGAAAAATTAA
- a CDS encoding TatD family hydrolase: MVLTDTHTHLYYETDTDKRAQMMQRCLENNIGRLFLPNVDAASVPMMFDLVKTYPDACYPMLGLHPCSVKDDWEEELAVIQPAMHQHKIYAVGEIGIDLYWDKTFLTQQVQAFKLQIQWAKTLKLPIVIHCRDAFDEVYQVLHDEHDENLRGIFHCFTGTLEQASKVTALGFYLGIGGVVTYKNAGLDKILPQIDLKHVVLETDSPYLTPVPYRGKPNESAYLIYVAQKVAELYQISVEDVARITTENSEKIFGV, from the coding sequence ATGGTGTTAACCGATACACATACCCATTTATATTACGAAACTGATACTGACAAGCGGGCGCAAATGATGCAGCGTTGCCTGGAAAATAATATTGGGCGCTTGTTTTTGCCCAATGTGGATGCGGCGTCGGTACCTATGATGTTCGATCTGGTGAAAACTTACCCCGATGCCTGTTACCCCATGCTCGGCCTGCATCCGTGTTCGGTAAAAGATGACTGGGAAGAGGAACTGGCGGTAATACAACCGGCCATGCATCAGCATAAAATATACGCTGTGGGCGAAATCGGGATAGACCTTTACTGGGACAAAACCTTTTTAACCCAACAGGTACAGGCTTTTAAATTGCAGATACAATGGGCTAAAACTTTAAAATTGCCCATAGTGATACATTGCCGGGATGCCTTTGATGAAGTTTACCAGGTATTGCATGATGAGCACGACGAAAACCTGCGCGGTATATTTCACTGCTTTACCGGTACGCTTGAACAGGCAAGTAAAGTTACCGCACTGGGGTTTTACCTGGGCATTGGGGGCGTAGTGACCTATAAAAATGCCGGGTTGGATAAGATATTACCGCAAATTGACCTGAAGCATGTGGTTTTAGAAACCGATTCTCCGTACCTTACGCCCGTTCCGTACCGGGGTAAACCCAATGAAAGCGCTTACCTGATCTATGTGGCGCAAAAGGTGGCGGAACTGTATCAGATATCTGTTGAAGATGTGGCCCGTATAACCACCGAAAATTCAGAAAAGATATTTGGTGTTTAG